A portion of the Fulvia fulva chromosome 1, complete sequence genome contains these proteins:
- a CDS encoding GPN-loop GTPase 1 — MASAGTQAPVAVVCVGMAGSGKTTFMQRINAHLHTQSQSNPPTQPPYVMNLDPAVRSVPFDSNIDIRDSVNYKEVMKQYNLGPNGGILTSLNLFSTKIDQVMGILEKRCLPQESAKPLPSHIIVDTPGQIEVFVWSASGNILLNSLASSFPTVIAYVIDTPRTTENTSTFMSNMLYAISILYKTKLPMILVFNKTDVKSEEQAVDWMRDFESFQNAVRAEEDEERSGAGYMGPLLNSMTLVLEEFYNQLSVVGVSSMTGDGVEDFFKAIEEKRVEFDKDYKPELERRRAEAEEQKTQIRESEVNRMMKDMNVSSKAKGTGKYAKPEPETVSEAEEDDEEGEGDNDGELVEPDEINEEDEVNEAFEQGLKARYEAALRDGGASAWSKTGQAANYIRSSQR; from the coding sequence ATGGCCTCCGCCGGGACTCAAGCCCCCGTAGCCGTCGTCTGCGTCGGCATGGCAGGCTCCGGCAAGACGACCTTCATGCAACGCATCAACGCCCATCTCCACACCCAGTCACAGAGCAACCCACCCACACAACCACCGTATGTCATGAACCTCGATCCTGCAGTGCGCAGCGTCCCCTTTGACTCGAACATTGACATCCGCGACTCTGTCAACTACAAAGAAGTCATGAAGCAATACAACCTCGGCCCCAACGGCGGCATCCTCACATCATTGAACCTCTTCAGCACAAAGATTGATCAGGTCATGGGAATATTGGAAAAGAGGTGTCTTCCCCAAGAGTCCGCGAAGCCATTACCGAGTCACATCATCGTGGATACGCCTGGCCAGATTGAGGTCTTCGTGTGGTCTGCATCAGGCAACATCCTGCTCAACTCACTGGCTTCGAGTTTCCCGACCGTGATCGCGTACGTGATCGACACGCCACGCACCACCGAGAATACGAGCACATTCATGTCGAACATGCTCTACGCGATCAGCATCCTCTACAAGACCAAGCTCCCCATGATTCTGGTCTTCAACAAGACGGACGTCAAGTCGGAGGAGCAGGCAGTGGACTGGATGCGAGACTTTGAGAGCTTTCAGAATGCGGTACGCGCAGAGGAAGACGAGGAGAGGTCAGGAGCTGGGTACATGGGTCCTTTGTTGAACAGCATGACTCTTGTACTCGAGGAATTCTACAACCAACTCTCAGTCGTGGGGGTTTCGTCAATGACGGGCGACGGAGTGGAGGACTTCTTCAAAGCAATTGAAGAGAAGAGGGTTGAATTCGACAAAGACTACAAGCCTGAGCTGGAGAGACGGAGGGCAGAGGCAGAGGAGCAAAAGACGCAGATTCGCGAGAGTGAGGTCAACAGGATGATGAAGGACATGAACGTTTCGTCAAAGGCAAAGGGGACTGGGAAGTATGCTAAGCCCGAGCCGGAGACTGTCAGTGAGGCGGAGGAGGACGATGAAGAAGGAGAAGGGGACAACGACGGCGAGTTGGTCGAGCCTGACGAGATAAACGAAGAGGACGAAGTCAACGAAGCATTCGAACAAGGTCTGAAAGCGCGGTACGAAGCTGCATTGAGAGATGGCGGTGCTTCTGCGTGGTCAAAGACTGGCCAAGCTGCGAACTACATCAGAAGTAGTCAACGATAG
- a CDS encoding 4-sulfomuconolactone hydrolase, which yields MSRLAARIPKGSWCTHMHVVDPGTFPLDKAAQYTPSPHTLDEAKSFLGRLGIEKMVIVQPSIYADDNACTLDGLRQLGTTNGRAVKQFDPSATSQLQLQEWHDLGVRGVRLNFKSVGATPSGEELKQALRAYADVVRPFGCPLELYISLENVPLVDAISHDLDDTKMVIDHFAHPTAASLKGAKSAHEIEGFPSLLSLLQKGTLGDSNDLIVESLCKEILRARPDRCVFATDWPHTRFEDVAIAAYLEKILDWIDEEGVSLSQVLVENAEELFDARR from the exons ATGTCCCGACTGGCAGCAAGAATACCCAAGGGATCGTGGTGTACCCACATGCACGTAGTGGATCCTGGAACGTTTCCATTAGACAAGGCTGCGCAATATACACCATCGCCTCATACGTTGGACGAAGCCAAGTCCTTCCTGGGCCGACTAGGAATCGAGAAGATGGTGATTGTTCAACCGAGCATCTACGCCGATGACAACGCTTGTACACTGGACGGTCTTCGCCAACTCGGTACCACCAATGGTCGTGCAGTGAAACAGTTCGATCCATCCGCGACCTCGCAGCTGCAGCTACAAGAATGGCACGACCTTGGAGTCCGAGGAGTCCGCTTGAACTTCAAGAGCGTAGGGGCGACGCCTTCAGGTGAAGAACTGAAGCAGGCACTGCGGGCATACGCAGATGTCGTAAGACCGTTCGGCTGCCCATTGGAGCTGTACATTTCTCTGGAGAACGTGCCGCTCGTAGATGCCATATCTCATGATTTGGACGATACTAAGATGGTCATCGACCACTTTGCGCATCCTACTGCAGCATCGCTGAAGGGCGCCAAGTCTGCACACGAGATCGAAGGTTTTCCGTCGCTTTTGAGCTTGCTGCAGAAGGGAACACTTGGG GACTCGAACGATCTGATTGTGGAATCATTGTGCAAGGAGATCCTACGAGCGAGGCCGGATCGCTGTGTCTTTGCGACTGACTGGCCGCATACGAGATTTGAGGATGTTGCGATTGCAGCGTACCTAGAGAAGATTCTTGACTGGATAGACGAGGAGGGTGTGAGTTTGTCGCAAGTGCTAGTTGAGAACGCCGAGGAGCTGTTCGATGCCAGAAGATAG